Genomic DNA from Hordeum vulgare subsp. vulgare chromosome 2H, MorexV3_pseudomolecules_assembly, whole genome shotgun sequence:
GGTTGAAAGGTTGTTGTACTTGTGTCATACCAGGCCTGACATTACGTATGCTATGGTGGTGGTGAGCAGATACATGCATGAACCAAGGAGTGGGTATCTTGATATTGTGCACAGAATCCTGAGATACTTGAAGGGGACTCCGAGTAAAGGGTCGTGGTTTGAGAAGAGTGGACATCTTGAGGTGGATGGCTATAGTGACTCTGACTGGGCCAGTTGTCAAGATGATAGAAGATCAACTTCTGGCTACTGCGCGTTTGTGGGAGGAAATTTGGTGTCATAGTGTCATGGAGAAGCAAGAAACAGTCGGTTGTGTCAAGATCATCAGCAGAAGCTGAGTATAGAGCATTATCTCAAGGGTTGTGTGAGATGCACTGGGTGAAGTACCTGATGAGCGAGTTGAAACTTCTGAGGAAGGGACCCTTGAAGGTGTGGTGTGAAAATCAGTTAGTTGTAGCTATCGCTAATAACCCAGTTCAAGATGATAGGGCAAAGCATGTGGAAATTGATCGCTTCTTCATTAAGGAGAAACTTGATGCCGGGATCATCAGCCTTACTCATGTCAACTCTGGGCAGCAGTTTGCAGATTGTTTGACAAAGGGACTGGGAATAAAGGATTGTAACTTGGCATGTGACAGTATGGGAATGATAGATATCTACCATCCATCTTGAGGGGGAGTGTTGAACTGGTATGGACCCAGTCCATCCTCTTCTCACTTAGGGCCCAAGCCCATGTAGAGGGATTGACCTAGAAAGGAGGCATCCAGCCATCCCGTTCCCAGTTGAGTCGCCACACACACAAACCACTCACGCACGAAGCAAGACGGGCAGGCCATGGTCTGGAGGTATTCCCCTCTCCCGATTCAACACTGGAACACAGCCTCATCCGCCGTACTTCGTCGGTTTTCTCCTCACCGATGCTCCTGGTCTCCACGTGTCGACTATTGGGGATTCAATAGCGTCACCATCAAGGACAAGTCCCCCAATGGTAAGCATGGTGAACGGCATGTACCTAGATTCCTCCTGAGATGCCAGAATGTCATGGTTGACGCCGTCCCTCGACGCGACGTGTCGGGGGCCTACTTGTGTGCCATCATGAGGCCAGCCTTCGACCTCTTCGACGGCCTTGACAGGCCAGGTGGAGCAGCTAGAGTCCAGCGAGTTGGGCTCACCCTGGGCCCTTGTCGATGACATTGTCACATTTAAGCACCGCGCATACGTGTGTCCCATGTCTTCACTAGTGGTCTATATGTTGGTTGTTGCCCATGGACAAGGGCCATGAGGCCATTCAGAAGTCAATGCATCACCTTCGCCGGGATTTTCACTTTCCCCAGGCTTTGGTGTCGCTCCAAAACTACATCTGCACCAACACCGTGTGCCAGCCTAAACAAGACAGAGCAGCTTCATCCAGACAGTTTGCTTCAACCACTGATGCTGCCATCGCGCCTTTGGGAGGACATTGCAATGGACTTCCAACATTATGCGCCTAGATGGATTTCTGGCTTCCTTTGTCTTCGATAGTGATGTAGTTCTCATTTCGGGATTTTGGAAGGTCTTATTCACCGATGTAGGTAACCGCTTGCACACGAGCTTTGCCTTTCACCCTCAATCAGACGGCCAGTCTGAGGCGGTAAACCGGGTGAATGGCATGTACCTAGATGCCTCAATGGAGATCGTCCTCGCGAGTGGCTCCAATGGCTTCCTTGGGCCAAATACTGCaacaacacctcctatcactcaATGCTCAAGGATACTCCCTTAGGATCATGATCCTCTCCGCACCTAAACTCCAGGGGAGATTCGCAGTCAAGAAGTGGAGCGGCAGATCGTCCACCACGAAGTGTGTCAAAGTATCCAGGTGCTCTTTTTCCGCCAACTCATCCTGAGAATCGCCGCAGATTTTACGTCATCAAAACATATTGTGGTGGCAAACAACAAATTTAGCCACAATTGTGGTGGTTTTATGCGATTCGGGCCATACATGAACCCGACGCACAAGCAATAAAGAGCATTACATActacctccgtccggaaatacttgtcctaaagatgaatgtatctagacttattttaattgtagatacatccattatatgcatttttaggacaagtattttcggacggagggagtacaagacaGGAATGTAGATCAACAGTACATAAATTTTTTTCTCGCCGAGAAGTTACCTTCCAATAACAACGGCAATACCAATTGACATTCAGCCCCAGGCTTATAAAGAGCAGAAAAATTGTTTGTTAAACTGTTACTTTCAAAAAATCTTGAACCTGGGGCAGAACCGTACCTCTCGTTTGCATTGAGACGCGCGCCAAAGAAGAAGGCAACGGAGAGCAGCCACGAGTCTGAGTGGACGGCAACGAGGGAGAGCCAGTCACGGCGGTGCATCCCATCCCTGGCGAAGTTGATCCCCAGCGCCGGCTCCGGCATCTCCGGGGGCACCTCCTCCGCCGGCAGCGCGACCTCCCAACTGCCGTTGGGGTGTCCGTACAGACACAAATTCTCCTTCTCTGCGCACCAGCCAAAGAAACCGATCAAACCCCACGACGCGAAGAACCCAACCAATTCGAGCCATCAGATCCGATCCGGTCTTACCTGGGTCGCAGTACCTGTAGAAGTCTTCCACATCTGCAAGAGCCACGAACCACGCGGGGCGACGCGCCGTCACGTTAGATCTAATATACGAGAGGAGCTACACAGAGTGAGAGCAGGACGGTGCCTGGGTCGCTTACCGACGGTGAGAGCGCGGACGAGTGTGCTGCGGCGGTTGGAGAAGTCCTTAAAGATGTCCTCGACTGTGCGGGGAGCGGGGGAGACGGGGGCAGCGACCATCTCCATCGGCGGAGGCACGGTGAGCGGCGGCGCAGGCAGCAGTGTAACACTGGCCTTCCGATGTGCTGGAAGTTCAGGTCGGAGCTATGACGCTGAACATAATCTAAGGTTAGAGCATTTCTACAGGTATATCCCGGAACCGAAAATGGTTTTGCGGGTAGGCCCGGTTCCCGCATAGCGGAGTCTTTGATCACAGTCCGCCTCAATCCGCAAATCATTATTCGAATTTCTCTACTATTAAAATAGGATCGAatatcgtgatggttcaacctagcgatggttcgacctctccCAGCGGTCCCACCTCCCACGTAAAGAAAATCGGCAAGCGATCCCACCTCCCACGTAAAGAAAATCGGCTCCCACGTAAAGAAAATCGGCTCCCAGCAAGACTATTAACCAGAATAAAAAACCATCTCGCAAGAACCTCTCGTACACCTAATAAAAAAACCTACATCGCAAGgtcgacctcctcctcccccgtacAGAAAAAcggcaagagagaaaaaaatgaaaaagaaacaaCGAGAAGCCCACGAACCCACGATCCAATCACCCCCGACCCCGTCGCCCCCGTTCTCTCCCGAGAAGATGACGCCCCGCCCACCCTGACCCCCTCGCCGTCGGCCACCCCATGCTTCCCCCTCTGCCCGGTGACCGCGGCCGGTGCGCGCGCGCTGCGGAGGGTCGATGCCAGCGCGCTCAGGTCCTTCGCCATCGACCTGCTCGTCGCGTAGGCCGTGCCCGACCGCCCGCTCTTCTCCGACTACGCCATCCTCTCCCCCTACGCCACCGCGCCGGACGACATCGTGCGGGGGTTCGCATCCGCCGCCGAGCAACCCGACCCCCTCTGGCGCGCCGGGGTCGACCCGCCGCTGATGCCCGTCTCCGCCGACCTCCTCACGCCCACGGTGACCTCAAGCGGTTGCACACTGCAGCCAAATTAGACGGGAGCGGTGGATCCAAGCCCTCGCGACCTCATCTGTTCTTTACTAAGTCCATCGGGAGCTCGACGCGGAGAGGGAGACGAGCAGGAGCGCCGCGTCCACGACAGCAATGACAGAGGCCCAGGTAACGCTCCCTTGCTCAAACCCATCTTCTCCCCGTATCCTGTACTGGACCACTCCCACATTCTCATCTCCCATGGGAGGGAGCGGGGAGTGGCAACGAGTGGCTGTAGACCGGCTGTTCGCGCAACGGACCAGAGAGCAAAGGGGTTCTATGGAGATGAGGAACGAAGCGGTAGTGGGCGCGGCTGGAAGAACGGAGAGGCGGCGGGGCATGCCGGTGGCGAGACAGAGAAGGAGTGTGGAGGTAGCGCGGCTTGCGGCTCATGGTGGACTGGATACAGCGAGGGGGAAGTCAGATTTGTGCTGATGTGAAATCCTATTTTTTGCAGATCGGGGCATGGAAAGAAAGTGCTTACAGTCACGCAGAAATGACCACCTAAGGTGGAAGCCGCACCGGGGAGAGCTCCCCAAATATGATGTGACGACGAGACGGCATGTGTCGTTCACCGCGGAATCAACAAGCCGGGCGGTGACGACGGCAACGATGCTTGTCAGAAAGTAATCGCAGGTATACCATATACTCCACTTCTCCAACTGAACACAAGCCATTGATGGTTATCTTGCCTCTGCCAATGAAAAGAAAGTTTTGGTGGCATATCAAGACTGCAAAAAAAATTGATCCATCCGGGATAACTCGAGCAGAGAAAGAGTGCATGTTTATTCTTGGTGGACAATAATGGATATTTGAGATATAGTGCTACGTGTTTCCTCTCCATCTTTGTAGGGATTGGAAATTCGGAATATATTGGCAGATTGTTTTACTGTGAATTATCTGAATATTGTTAGTGACTAACTGTTTCTTAATTTGTTTATTTAGGTTGGAGAAAATATCTAAGGCTAATGTTTGAGCAGAATGAGAGTGAAAAGATGCAAGAGTGATACATCCAAGCACTTGACTTGAGTCAAACATGGTTTGTTTGTGAGGATTCCACCGTATTTGTCGACACAAATAGTTCTTGATATTTAGTCATGATTGTTTTTCTCCATAGTTCGGTGTCTATTTCTTCATTCCCCTATTATAGTTATACTGTCCATTTCATAAAGTGGAGATGTACTTTGGCCAATTGATGTTAGTAGAGCTCCTGTTTGTACAGTATGGATGAAAGGTACATTGAAACAtcttgcaaaagaaaaaaatagcctTGTGCTGGATGCACATCTATAATCAGTTCTATAACCAAATCTATAATCAGTTCTATAACCACATCTCCACATCTCCAACTGAACACAAGCCATTGAATCATGTTTTTGGTACTATATTGAACTAAATTTAAATGAGGTTGAACACGTAGATTGCAAATATAACCAGTTCTCCCAAAATTGTTATGAACTCATAGGCACCCTCCTACTTATCACGCATTTCCCCCACCATGATATTCTTATTTCGAGGGAGGCAAACTGTTTGATGAAATGTGACTACAAAATTTGTTTTCTGTGCTGCTACATGGTCAATTTAGAGTATGTAGAAGATGATATCCTCGGTGTATAGACATGCATGTGTGGTTTCTTGTGTGACGCACATATATGTTAATTCGTGGCTGGTGTGTGTGCAGGATGCCAACAGCGACAACGAGTAGAAGGCAAGTGTATTGCGGCGAGCAGCGAGACAATGGTATGAAGCAGGCGAGCATGTTGGTGGGGGCGACTTGCTGTTAAACTAATAGCCTTGACAGAGCACCGGCCGCCGGCTCCCCAGGGCACGCCGCTCGCCGGTGGACGCCCTGGTTGTGCACGATGGAGATGAGCCTAGCTTAGGCTCCATCCATGTCGCCTTCACCGACTTTGTCACAAGATCATTAGCCATTGCCTCTGCCTACTTCACCGCAATTATCTGTTTTCTTTGTGCAAGTTATGATGGAGCAATATTTGATTTACAACCAAAGTTTACTGATTGTTACAGCATGAAAAAGACATGCATAAAAGTTGCAAGATTTTAAATAGCAATTCCAATGTATATATGAATGCGCTATGGAGGTAAGACAAATTTTTAATCTAATACAAAGCCCTTTGTCCTTTCTATTATTCCCCTGTGTGTGCCTGCTGCTGTTGTGCGTCTATTTGCTTGATGTTTTTAGATATTGTGTGAGGAGCAGAGAGGATTGAGATATTTGTTTGTGCTCCCGCTTGTTTGAGAGCAGGAATGTGAGATAATATTTTATCTTGCTGATTTTGCGGATTGTATCcataacgacaatgatgacatgaAAAAAACAATATTGGTAACTACACTCCTCCTTGATTTGGTCTGAAATATAAATATTTATATTTGGGCAGCTATCAGACATCAAAAATATTGCATTGGTAAGTACATTATTCTATATAAATCCATCATTGTCGGGCGTTCTCGAAGGAGTAGTAGAGCAGAGGGTCTTCTTAGCTATTTGGATGTACAAAGTTTATGATACAAAGATCTATTTGTTTTTGTACTGACTCTTGAATTTTCTCCTTTCTATTTCTAAACCCTTTTGATATGTTCTTTACTCCTGATTTCAACCCTTAAAGGCGTGTTGTTCTTCTAGGATTGCAGAGAGCATGGACCACCATATGGACGAAGGAGATGCCATCCTTGACTATTGTTGTCCTTGGCGTGTTGCTCGTATTTTCTAATCCTTGCACTGCAGAGACCTTAGTCTATCCATGTAGGTAATGGCTTCTGATCAATTTTTTGACTTTTATGTACGCGTGTGTTGTTGCATTACTTACTAGATCTTGTTCTGTACGATGATCCATTGTCAGCTATACAAAGGTTCTGATTTTAAAATTTTGTAAAGTTCAGTTTAGATTTAGTTTTATTCCACTTCTTTTTGCATGGACAATGTGTGTGGTGCTTAAACTACCACTATGTGAAATTCATAGGCATTGTGAGGACATAGAGAATGGATTCGATTTTGATTCTTTTTTTCAGGGTTCAGAGATGTTACTTGCTACACccacacacttggaaaacttacaCTTGGCAGTCCAAAATTAAGCAGCAAACTTTATTGCTGGTCATCTAAAAATTCAGTGACAACTGCTGACACCCAAAGCTTCATTTTTAGTAGAGATAGTAGATGAAGAAGATGACAACTCTACCTCTATGACTAAAACAAGAACTTtctcaccaagaaaaacacacacATAACTAGGGCATACCTACAGAAGGTCCTAAGGCACGCATCACACATTCACAAGAGATATAGAGCTGACATTTTAGATTAGCACTAGCATATTGGTACGTAGTGTGTGTTTTAGCATATTAGTACTAGCATACCTGCAGAGCGTCCTAATTTTCTTCAGTT
This window encodes:
- the LOC123426080 gene encoding PHD finger protein ALFIN-LIKE 2 isoform X2 — translated: MEMVAAPVSPAPRTVEDIFKDFSNRRSTLVRALTVDVEDFYRYCDPEKENLCLYGHPNGSWEVALPAEEVPPEMPEPALGINFARDGMHRRDWLSLVAVHSDSWLLSVAFFFGARLNANESLGLNVNWYCRCYWKEALIYYDQ